The region GGTGTTGTCAAGCAGGGAACATTATCACGGATGGGGATCATGGCGCGGCCTCTGTTTCTGTAGGTGGAAGATATTCAGGTATATAATTAATACTAGCAGAAAATGCGGGGGATCTCCATGGCGGCTGCTCCGAAAAAAACGACCCCCGCTGCAAGAGCAACGGGGGCGTGACGAGATTGAGTTGGTAGGTAAACTTAGGAAACTCACTCCCAAAACCTAATGCCGAAAGCGGGGATGGACCTTTCGTAGAATTCTCTTATGTAAAATGGATTTGCATCCTAACATTTAATATGTGTTCATTCTTCCGACTACGGTCCTGACCACTCGCTTCAGGTCTCACTTATAAAATAACACCTGGGGCGGGTAAGTCAATACTTACTTACTATAAAAACCTAGTTTTCATCGCGGGTGAATTGTTTCTGAAGGTAGTCCTCGAATGCATTTTCCCTGCTCTTGCGCAATGTAGCCAGAACATCGAGAACACGTACTGTTTCTGATTCAAGCTTAGACATATCTCCGTCATTTTCAATAACGGCTGTGCAGCAGTCCAGCTTGGATTTCTCGTCCCATTGCCACGAATCAAAGACAGCCAGAATCTCGGGGCTGATTCCGCGTTTTTCACGTAATTGACCGGTTCTCTTCTCTTCAGGACAACGCACTCCAATTACAGCATCTACCTGTTTTTGAGTGTGCCATCCGGCTTCAAGCAGTAGAGGGACTTCCGCTATGGCCAGAGGCTCGTCGCAATGTAGTTTGAAGAATTCCTGTACATCATGCTGCACTATGGGATGAATGATGTTCATGACTTCGCGCCGCAGGTCTTGGTTTTCACGCATGGCGGTAAAAAGAGATTTTTTATCGATGTCTCCTGTTTCAGGATCTATAAATTTGTTGCCGAATCTCTGACGGATCATTTCCCATCCTGTGCCTTCTTTTTCATACGAGCGGGCTACGGATATATCAGCGCTGAAGGTGGGAATCCCCATTTTTGCCATGATTTTGAGTACCGCAGATTTTCCGCCGCAGGGCATGCCTATCAGTCCGACCCTTTGTACAGACTTATTAAGCTCCTTGAGCATGGAAATAAAATCTGCCGGCGGGGTTTGGGAGAAGCTGAGTTCTTCACCTGATTTGGGATGCGTGAAGGCTAATGAGTAAGCGTGCAGCATTTGTCGCTTTGCCAGCTTTGCGAGTCTGGGCTGCTCCTGTTCCCAGACGGCGTGCTGCTGGGAACCGTAAACCTGATCGCCTACAAGAGGGTGTCCGATGTGAGCCATATGGACTCTTATCTGATGGGTGCGTCCGGTAAAAATCTTTACTTTGACGAGGCTTGCACGCTTTGAAGGATCGCTCCAGAGAGTTTCATAAGCAGAGCGTGCGTGGCGTCCTCCCTTGAGAACGACGGCCATCTTGGTCTTATGCACCGGATGTCTTCCCATGGGTACATCAATTTCACCGAAACCGCGTTCCGGAACGCCGTGCACAATTGCCAGATATTCTTTGTTCACCTCGCGGTCTGCAAATGCCGCGGACATCGTCAGACGATTATGCTCATTAAGTGCTACCGCAATGAGGCCGGAGGTGTATTTATCCAGCCTGTGTACAATTCCCGGTCGCCATTCATCCATGTTGCGAATTTCCGGAAAGTGATGGATGAGGCGGTGAACCAGTGTGCCGGTAAGGCAGCTCGGGGCAGGATGGGTGGTCAGTCCGTCCGGTTTATTGACAATTGCGATCTCTCCATCATTAAATATGATTTCCAGCGGCAGGGCTTCGGGAAGCAGAGAAGTTAATTCAGCTTCCCCTTTGAGAGTAAGCTCTTCATTCCCCATGAGTTTGCGGTTCGGTTTTTTGCACACTTCACCGTTGATTTCCGCAAAACCAGCCTTGATCCAATCCTTAATCTTACCGCGAGAAATACCTTCCTCTTCCAGCAAGGCGCCCCAGAATTTGTCCAAGCGGTTGTTGCGATCTGAAAATCCAGCTGATTTTGTCCAAAAAAGCTGGTTCTCATTTTCTTGAAAATCTTCGTTATTAGACATGTAATTTATTCCGTATTGAGTTATATTTGGTTTCAGTCATTGGAGCAGCTTTTTAATTTCCAGTAATATCTAACGGATATGTTTTAACTGGTAAATAATTGTTTTTTTGTCTTGACTGTCAAAGCTGTGTCTTATAGAAACACGAAGTTTTGACTTTTCTGGTTTTATAACAAATAACATGGGATCAAGGAGGCACCGTGGCGGTACATGTGGTAGACCATCCTTTGGTAAGACACAAGCTCGGCATTCTCCGTGAAAACGGCATCAGCACCAGTCGTTTTCGCGCTCTGGCTCAGGAAATTTCCAGGCTGCTCACTTATGAAGCAACCAAAGACCTCGCAACCGAACCTAAAACCATTGAAGGTTGGGCCGGTGCTGTTGAGGTTGAGGAAATCAAGGGTAAAAAAATAACCGTAGTTCCTATTCTCAGGGCCGGCCTCGGTATGATGGACGGTGTTCTGGACATGGTTCCGGGAGCCCGGGTCAGCGTTGTCGGCTTTTACCGTAACGAAGAAACTTTGCAGCCTGTCGAGTATTACGTCAAGCTTGCAAGTAATATTGATGAACGCATTGCGTTGATTCTTGACCCCATGCTCGCTACCGGCGGAACCCTTTTGGCTACTATCGAACTTCTCAAGAAGGCCGGTTGTACTAATATTAAAGGTTTGTTCCTCGTTGCAGCCCCTGAAGGGATTGAGAAAATCGTCAATGAACACCCTGATGTGGACATCTACACAGCGGCTATCGACGAAAAACTTAATGATGTTGGATATATTCTTCCCGGTCTCGGAGACGCGGGCGATAAAATATTCGGCACCAAGTAAATGTTTTTAAAGGCACCAGAAACGGTGCCTTTTTTTTGGAAAAATTTTACGGAGATTTTTAATGAGCATATCCAGTACTGACTACAACTTCAGGGCAAAAGATTTTATCCTCGGAGCCCAGATGCTTTTCGTCGCATTTGGCGCACTTGTTCTTGTCCCACTTCTTACCGGTCTTGATCCTAACGTGGCTCTTTTCACCGCCGGTGCCGGTACACTCTTATTCCAGGTTATTACCAAGGGTAAAATTCCTGTATTCTTAGCGTCTTCTTTCGCATTCATTGCCCCCATTATCTACGGAGTGCAGACCTGGGGCATCCCGTCTACACTTTGCGGGCTTGCGGCGGCAGGTCTTTTTTATGTTTTCCTGAGTTTTCTTATCCGCTGGCGCGGCAGTGATGTTCTGAGAAAGGTTCTGCCCCCGGTTGTAACCGGTCCGGTTATCATGGTTATCGGTCTCATTCTTGCCCCGGTAGCGGTGTTCATGGCTGTGGGTAAAACCGGTGACGGTTCTGCTGTTTTGGTACCCGAGAAAACCGCGCTGATTATTTCCATGGTCTCTCTTGCGGTAACTGTGGCGGTTTCGCTGCTTGGTAAGGGCTGGCTCAAGCTTATTCCCATTATCTGTGGTATTGCTGCCGGTTACACCGTTTCCCTGTTTCTCGGACTGGTTCATTTTGAAGCAGTTGCGGCCGCACCGTGGATTTCGGTACCTAATTTCACTTTTCCCGAATGGAATCTTGAAGCGATTATGTTCATTGTCCCGGTAGCCATCGCTCCGGCAATTGAACATTTCGGCGACGTTCTTGCTATCAGCTCCGTTGCGAATAAGGATTACGTAAAGGATCCCGGTATTCAGAATACCATGCTTGGTGACGGTCTGGCCACTTCGCTTGCTGCTTTTCTCGGTGGACCTCCGAATACCACTTACTCTGAAGTTACCGGCGCAGTTGCTCTGATCAAGGTTTTCAACCCGGCCATTATGACTTGGGCTGCGATTGTTGCCATGGCTCTTGCTTTCTGCGGTAAAGTAGGAGCATTTCTTGCCACAATCCCGGTCCCGGTAATGGGCGGCATCATGGTTCTGCTTTTCGGTGCCATTATGGTAGTGGGTATGAATACCCTCGTTCGTGCAGGTGAAGATCTTATGGAAGCACGTAACCTCGCTATCGTAGCTCTGATTGTAATTTTCGGTGTCGGCGGTATGTCGCTGCCCACTCCGTTCGGTGATGAGTTCAGGCTTGGCGGAATCGGCCTTGCCGGTGTACTTGGTGTCTTTCTGAACCTTGTGCTGCCTCAGCCGAAAAAAGAAGAATAGCAATAAACCGGAACTTTCCGGTATTGTATATGTAGACTTGTGAGAGACTTGTCCGGAGGCCCGTCGGGGGTGTCCGGGCATTTCTCTTTTTTTACTTGCTGGGCCAAGGTCTGCTCTGTAGTTTGTATGGGTGACGTAGTTTCATAGTTGCTATACTATGGCAGTTAAAAAAATATTTGCGGAGAATGGAATGGACGCGGGACTTAAATTTCCTGAACTGAATGTTCAGACGGCAGGGCGTAAAGTTGCCGTAGCGGTCAGCGGCGGGGCGGATAGTCTGCTATCGCTTGTGCTGCTAAAAGAAAGCGGGGCGGATATCGCGGCGGTCCACGGTTGTTTTCTTGGAATGGAAAAAGCCGAAGCAGCTGTCGCCGGACTGGAAAAAAGATGCTCTGAGCTTAATGTTCCGCTGCATGTTTTTGACCTTACTGCTGAGTTCGATCGCTTGGTGGTGGAGCCATTTGTACAGGAATATCTTAAGGGCAACACCCCAAATCCCTGCGCTCTCTGCAATCCTGAAATCAAGTTCGGTGTGCTTTACAGCGCCATGCGCGAACTGGGATCGGAATTACTCGGAACCGGCCATTACGTGCGCATTGCCGAAGACTCGCGGTATGGAAAGGTTCTGGCCAGAGGCGCCGATCAAGGTAAAGATCAAAGCTATTTTCTTTCTCTCGTTCCCCGTGAATCCTTATTGAACGCAGTTTTTCCCCTTGGTGGCCACAGCAAGGATCAGACCTATGCCGAGCTGGAAAAAAGGGGCGTGGAAATTCCTTTACCTTCGGAAAGTCAGGAGATTTGTTTTGTTCCTGATGATGATTACCGCCAGTTTCTGGTTGACCGTAATGTTAAGCTGCCTGGTCCCGGTGAGGCTGTGCTGACAAATGGGAGTAAGGTCGGTCTTCACAAGGGCCTGTGGCGTTATACCCAGGGACAGCGGCGCGGGCTCGGTATTGCGTGGAAGGCCCCGTTGTATGTTTTAGATAAGGATATGAAAGGCAATCGGCTTATCGTCGGTCCTCGCGAGGAGCTTGAGTCCGAGGGTTGCGTTGCCGACAGTTTTAATTTTCTCGTCGATTTCGGGGACTGGCCGGAAACGGTTTTTATCCAGACCCGCTATCGGCAGCGGTCAAAGCCGGCTAAGGCCGTTCTGGACGGCAGCCGAATGAAATTTGATTTTATCGAGACGCATTCTCGGCCCACCCCGGGGCAAATTGTGGCTGTATACACAGAAGAGGGAGCCGTGCTAGGCGGTGGGATTATCCGGGAGTAATCACGTAAATTGTGAATTTTGTATTCACTTATGAAATAAAAGTTTAATAACGAACTTATTGCTCGGTTTCGGTTTTAGCTAAAGGCTGGGTGAGTGTTCAGTATATTTTCAAGTGATTTCAGACCGGTTGAGACCATGATTTTCATAAAGTTTGATACCAATATATAAAAAAAAGTAATTCACGGGTTGACCTTTGCAAAACAGGGGAGTATTTCTCTTTTTCAGAAAGCGGCTGTATCTGTGTTCGCTTTTGAATATTAAAATCCGAATGGATTTAGTTTAACCCAAAAAAATAATACGATTCTACTGGAAATTTCTTCAGAATCAGTTTAAGAAGTTTTTCATGGCAAAGGAAAAGAAATTACCGAAGCACAAGGGCGTATACATTCTGCCCAACCTTCTCACCGTGTCGAGTCTGTTTTGCGGATTCCTCGCGATGAATTGGGTTGTGGAAGGTGCATACGAGATGAGTGCTATAGCCATTCTGGTGAGCTGTCTTTTTGACGGGCTCGACGGAAAAGTGGCTCGGTTGACCGGAACCAGCAGTGAATTCGGCGTTCAGCTCGATTCCTTGGCTGATATGGTCGCCTTCGGTGTTACTCCTGCGTTCATGATTTATCACTGGCAACTGCACCAGTTTGGAAGATTGGGCATGCTGGCGGCTTTTCTGTTAATGGCCTGCGGCTCGCTCAGGCTTGCCCGTTTCAATGTGCAGGCAGGAACCACCTCTAAAGCTCATTTCATCGGTCTGCCCATCCCTGCGGCAGGTTGTACTCTTTCCAGCTTGATCCTGTTTGCCCCTTACCTCCCTGAAAGTATTGCACATAGTGTACTCCCCGTGTTCACTCTGGTGCTTGTATATTGCCTCGCATTTCTGATGGTGAGTACTGTTCGTTACAATTCTTTTAAAGAAATGGGAATGTTCAAAGCTCATCCTTTCAGTTCCATGGTTACTGTTATTGCGCTTTTTACCATGGTTGCCTCTCAGCCCAAATTTTTGGGTTTCGTGATTTTTGCCGGATACATTATTTCCGGTCCTATTTATACCATTTTCATTCTATCCCGCAGAAGCAATAAGCTACTAGGAAAGTCCTCCAAAGAATTGTCTTAAGCTTTTTCAGGTAGTTACTTAACTACATCACGAATAGGCTTATAAGGTACCACAATTTTTTAGGGGACGGTAAATTCTACGCTAGCTTGAACTGTTTCACTGTTGTATTCCCCAAAATTGTTATAAACTGCAAACGTTTGGTCTTGCAGCTTTATTTAGGAGATAGAAAAATGTCTGATAAAGTTTATATTTTCGATACTACTTTGCGTGATGGCGAACAGTCACCCGGTGCAACCATGAACATGGGTGAAAAAATCACCATGGCAAGACAGTTGGATAAACTCGGCGTTGACATCATCGAAGCCGGATTTCCCGCTGCAAGTCAGGGTGACTTTGAAGCTGTGACTGAGATCGCTAAATCTGTGGGTGACATTCAGGTTGCAGGACTTTGCCGGGCCTTGATACCGGATATCGATCGTGCCTTTGAAGCAGTCAAACATGCCAAGAATCCACGTATCCATACCTTTGTAGCTACTTCCGATATCCATATGAAACACAAGTTCAATAAGGAACCGGAAGAGATTATTGAAATGGCCCGCAAGGCTGTGCGCCACGCTGTCTCGTTAACTCCTAATGTCGAATTTTCCGCTGAAGACGCATCCCGGTCCCGCTGGGATTTTCTCGCACAGGTTGTCGAAGTAGCTATCGCTGAAGGGGCGACCACCATCAACATTCCCGATACAGTCGGATACGCTCAGCCGGAAGAATTCGGTAACTTGATCAAATACTTGATTAAAGAAGTCCCCAATAGTGATAAAGCAATTTTCAGCGTACATTGCCATAATGACCTCGGACTGGCTTGCGCCAACACTCTGGCTGCCATTAAAGCCGGTGCGCGTCAGGCTGAAGTAACACTTTCCGGTATTGGAGAGCGTGCCGGTAACGCCGCCCTGGAAGAAGTGATCATGGCCCTGCATACTCGCAAGGATTATTATGATGTTGAAACTTCCGTCATAACTGAAGAGTTGTTTCCTTCATGTCGCCGTCTGGCAAACACCATCGGGCAGCCTATTTCGCCATACAAGGCAATCGTAGGGGCCAACGCATTTGCCCATGAGTCCGGCATCCATCAGGACGGCATGCTCAAGAACCGCCAGACTTACGAGATTATGACTCCGGAATCTATCGGCAAGAAAGGAACCTCTATTGTTATCGGTAAACATTCCGGCCGTAACGCACTGGGCTCAAAGCTCAGCGAAATGGGATATGAGTTGGATGAAGAGCAGATTGCACGGGTTTTTGCCGCTATAAAAACTCTGGCTGATAAAAAAGAAGAAATTTTTGATGAGGACGTTGAAGCTCTGGTTCTTGAAGAGGCTTACCGTATTCATGACTTGTTCCGGGTAAAAGAACTTTCCGTTTTTTCCGGGACAGCCGGTGTTTCCCCGCATGCAGCTATCGTACTGGAAGATTTCAGTAAGGATAGCGAGAATCCAATAAGAATGCAGGAAGTGGGTTTCGGCGATGGTCCTATCAACGCGGTCTTTTCAACCATTAATAAAATGGTCGGCAGAGAACCTAAATTGGAACTTTATTCCGTAAACGCAGTTACCGGCGGTACTGACGCGCAGGGTGCGGTTACGGTTCATATTACCGATAACGGTGTAAAATCAATTGGGCGCGGTTCTGACGAAGACATTATCGTCGCCAGTGCCAAAGCCTATGTTAACGCTATTAACAGGGTTGAACGCATGAAACAGGAGAAAAATAATGCCTAAAACTTTAGCTGAGAAAATTTTACAGGCTCATACCGAAGAAACTGTGAAAGAGCCGGGCCAGATTGTCCGCTGCAATGTTTCAATGGTACTGGCCAACGACATTACCGCCCCTCTCGCCATTAAATCTTTTAAGGCAATGGGCGCGGATCAGGTTTTTGATAAGGATAAAGTAGCCCTTGTCTGTGACCATTTTACCCCCAACAAGGACATTGATTCCGCTGAGCAGGTCAAGGTTGTACGTGATTTCGCTCATGAAAAAAATATCACCCACTATTATGAAGGTGGCGAAGTAGGCGTAGAGCACGCTCTTCTGCCGGAGCTTGGTTTGGTCGGTCCTTCCGATATCGTTATCGGAGCTGATTCGCATACCTGTACTTATGGCGGTCTTGGAGCATTCGCAACCGGAATGGGGTCCACAGATATCGCAGGCGGTATGGCACTGGGCGAAACATGGTTTAAAGTTCCTCCGACCATCAAAGTTGAAATCGACGGTACCCCCGGTAAATTTATCGGTGCTAAAGATTACATCCTTAATCTTATCGGCACCATCGGCGTTTCCGGAGCACTTTATAAGGCTCTCGAATTCAGTGGTTCCGTTGTAGATGATCTTTCTATTGAAGGCCGCATGACTATTGCCAATATGGCTATCGAAGCTGGCGGTAAAGTCGGTCTGTTCCCTGTCGATGCCAAGACCCTCGAATACTGCAAGGCCGCTGGACGTACCGGTGATGTAGAATTACGTGCCGATGAAGGCGCTAATTACGAGCGTGTAGTCAAGATTGATGTGACCGGCATGAAACCGCAGATTGCCTGCCCGCACCTCCCTGACAATGTTAAGCCTGTTGATGAAGTGAAAGATATGAAGATTCATCAGGCGGTCATCGGTTCCTGTACCAATGGACGTATAGAAGATCTGCGTATTGCAGCTTCCGTTCTCAAAGGCCATAAGGCTGATAAGAATGTGCGTCTCATCGTTCTGCCTGCCACCCCGAGTATCTGGAAACAGGCTCTGCGTGAAGGACTTATCGAAATTTTTATGGAATCCGGAGCCATCGTCGGTCCCGCAACCTGCGGTCCCTGTCTCGGCGGTCACATGGGAATCCTCGCCGGCGGTGAAAGAGCTATCGCCACCACTAACCGCAACTTCAAGGGACGTATGGGCAGCCTCCAAAGTGAGGTCTTCCTCTCCAGCCCCGCAGTTGCAGCAGCTTCCGCTATTACCGGTATTATTACTGATCCCGAAGCTCTTTAATTTTATGCGCTTACGCGCTTTTAATGAAAGATTTAGCCTTCGGCGGCTTAAGCCCTTTGAAAGGGGTTAGGAATCCCAAACTTATTTTGTAGGGTTTCGCCGACAGGTTCAAGAAGTTGTACGGAATTTATAATTTGAGTTTCTAGTGGGAAGCAATTCTTTCCAAGGAGAATTAACATATGTCTATTAAAGGTACTGCACACAGAGTCGGGGCGCATATTGATACTGACGCGATCATCCCGGCACGTTTTCTGGTAACTACCGATCCTGATGAGCTTGGCGCCAATTGCATGGAAGGTCTCGAAGCCGGTTGGATCAAGCGCGTTAAGAAAAATGATATCATGGTTGCGGATGTGAACTTCGGTTGCGGCTCTTCCCGTGAACACGCGCCTATTTCCATTCTTGGTGCCGGAATTCCTGTTGTTGTCGCGAAAAGTTTTGCCCGTATTTTCTATCGCAACGGTTTCAACATGGGCCTCATTCTTCTTGAAGTGGGCGATGATTTTGAGAAACTGGGCGATGGCGATCAGCTTGAAGTTGATGCTGAAAAGGGTGAAATCAAGAATCTCACCACCGGCGAAACCATTACCTGCGCTCCGGTTCCCCCGTTTATGAAGGGAATTCTCGACTGCGGCGGACTGGTTGAATACGTGAAAGCCCGTCTTTCCAAATAGTAAATATATTTATGTTTGTTAGGTCGTGCCTAGCACGGCCTAATCGTTCAAGCTGTCGAAGCCATATTAAATTGTTTGGAATTCTTAGACCTTTTCCAAAGGGTTTAAGGGTCCCGGCAGGGTCGCAAGGCATCTTAATTATAAGGCGCAATAGCGCGGTAAATGAATAGGAATTTTAAAATGAAAATATGCGTAATGCCCGGTGATGGTATCGGGCCTGAAATCATGGAACAAGGCATCAAGGTCTTGAATGTTATCGGCGAAAAATTCGGTCACAAATTCGAAATCACCGAAGCTTTGATCGGTGGTGCTGCCATCGATGCGACCGGTGTTCCGCTTCCTGATGAAACCGTTAAGGCATGTAAAGAGTCCGACGCAGTTCTGCTTGGTGCTGTAGGTGGACCCAAATGGGATACCATTGACCCTGCCATACGTCCTGAAAAGGGTCTGCTTGGTATTCGTAAAGAGCTTTCCCTTTTTGCCAACCTACGTCCTGCTGCATTATTTCCTCAGCTTAAGGATGCAAGTATCCTGCGTCCTGATATTGTTGCAAAGGGCATCGATATCATGGTCGTGCGTGAGTTGACCGGTGGTATTTACTTTGGTGAACCTCGCGGTACCAAGGAAGAAAACGGCGAGCGCATGGGTTACAACACCATGGTTTACTATGAGCATGAAGTAAAACGCATCGCCAAAGTGGCTTTTGAAGCAGCACAGAAGCGCAATAAAAAACTTTGTTCTGTTGATAAAGCTAACGTTTTGGACGTTTCCCGCGTTTGGCGTGAAATTGTGATCGAAGTATCCAAGGATTATCCTGATGTGGAACTCAGCCACATGTACGTCGATAACGCCGCTATGCAGCTTGTGCGTGATCCTTCCCAGTTCGATGTAATTGTGACCGGCAACCTTTTCGGCGACATCCTTTCCGATGAAGCTTCTGTTATCACCGGTTCTATCGGTATGCTTCCTTCCGCATCTCTGGGCGCATCCAATCCCGGTTTGTACGAGCCTATCCATGGTTCCGCTCCGGACATTGCTGGAGAAAACAAGGCCAACCCGCTGGCCACGATTCTTTCCATCGCTATGATGCTGCGCTATTCATTCAATATGACTGAAGAAGCAGATTGCATTGAAGCAGCTGTTGAAAAGCCTCTGTCCGATGGTCTGCGGACAGGCGATATCATGGATGAAGGTGGTAAACTGGTAAGCTGCACCGAAATGGGTGAAGCTGTACTTAAGAATTTGTAAAATGTTTCGGCGTGTAGGGAAGGGTGAATTCTTGTAAGAGTTTTCCCTTCCCTACACGCTATCTCCTTCAGAACATTTTAATTTGTTTAGTACATAGTTATTTAGGCTGTCTTCGATTCATAGACAGTTATATTTTTGAGCAGCTGACCTCTTGAGGTCGGGCTGCTTTATTATTTGGTTGCAGCTAAATATACAGATGACCAACTTTTATTGTATTCTTTTTACTATGATTAAATTTAAAACTAAACGGCTTGTTTTACGTGGCTGGCAACCAAGTGATTACGCTCCTTTTGCCCGTATTAATGCAGATCAAGAAGTGATGAAATACTTTCCAACACCGCTTTCTGAAGTAGAAAGTAATGCCAATGCTGAAATAATAAGTAGTTTGATTGATAAGCGAGGTTGGGGATTCTGGGCTGTCGAAATACCGGCTATTTCTTCGTTCATCGGTTTTGTAGGCTTGCATATTCCAGCTGTAAAACTGCCATTTTCGCCGTGTGTTGAGATTGGCTGGCGACTTGATAAAGAGTTTTGGGGACATGGTTATGCCACTGAGGCAGCTAATTTTGCCTTGGAATACGGATTCACTGAGCTTGACCTGAATGAGATTGTTTCCTTTACTGCCACGCAAAATAAAGCGTCACAAGCAGTAATGGAAAGAATCGGTATGAGTCGTGATAGTGAAACCTTTGAGCATCCGTCGATCCCTGTGGGTAATCCTTTACGCGAGCATTTTCTTTATCGATTAGAGAAGGCCGCATGGATCAAAATGCAGAGCTCATAATTATCCCAAAATATGTATTTAGGCTCGTTTTGCGCCAAGTGACTTTGGTTATATTTATTAATAAAATGATAATTAGCTGTATTTATTGTACTGATTTTTTTGGCCTCCTTTGTGCAATATTCAATGAAAAGAATAATTAATTTCAAATAAGGAGGCGATTATGCTTATCGCAGTAAGTGCTAATAATTCAAATGCAGATAGTCAGCTCGACCCTCGTTTCGGCAGGGCCGCCGGGTTTATGATTTTTAACTCTGAAACTAATGATTTTCATTACATTGATAACAACGGGAACAGCCAGTTGGCTCAGGGGGCCGGTATACAGACGGCTCAGTTGCTCGCGGAGATGGGTGTAGGCGCGGTTATTTCCGGTACTTTCGGACCTAAGGCAGAAGCTGCTTTGCAAAAGGGTGGAATTCAGATGATAACATCTTCAGGTACTGTGCGAGCGGCTGTAGAGGCATTTCTAGGTAAAGACTCTACCGCTACTGTCGATCCCGCAGCAGACACCCAGCAGTCTCAAATGGGAGAAGG is a window of Maridesulfovibrio sp. DNA encoding:
- the leuD gene encoding 3-isopropylmalate dehydratase small subunit (catalyzes the isomerization between 2-isopropylmalate and 3-isopropylmalate in leucine biosynthesis), producing MSIKGTAHRVGAHIDTDAIIPARFLVTTDPDELGANCMEGLEAGWIKRVKKNDIMVADVNFGCGSSREHAPISILGAGIPVVVAKSFARIFYRNGFNMGLILLEVGDDFEKLGDGDQLEVDAEKGEIKNLTTGETITCAPVPPFMKGILDCGGLVEYVKARLSK
- the leuB gene encoding 3-isopropylmalate dehydrogenase, with the translated sequence MKICVMPGDGIGPEIMEQGIKVLNVIGEKFGHKFEITEALIGGAAIDATGVPLPDETVKACKESDAVLLGAVGGPKWDTIDPAIRPEKGLLGIRKELSLFANLRPAALFPQLKDASILRPDIVAKGIDIMVVRELTGGIYFGEPRGTKEENGERMGYNTMVYYEHEVKRIAKVAFEAAQKRNKKLCSVDKANVLDVSRVWREIVIEVSKDYPDVELSHMYVDNAAMQLVRDPSQFDVIVTGNLFGDILSDEASVITGSIGMLPSASLGASNPGLYEPIHGSAPDIAGENKANPLATILSIAMMLRYSFNMTEEADCIEAAVEKPLSDGLRTGDIMDEGGKLVSCTEMGEAVLKNL
- a CDS encoding GNAT family N-acetyltransferase, producing the protein MIKFKTKRLVLRGWQPSDYAPFARINADQEVMKYFPTPLSEVESNANAEIISSLIDKRGWGFWAVEIPAISSFIGFVGLHIPAVKLPFSPCVEIGWRLDKEFWGHGYATEAANFALEYGFTELDLNEIVSFTATQNKASQAVMERIGMSRDSETFEHPSIPVGNPLREHFLYRLEKAAWIKMQSS
- a CDS encoding NifB/NifX family molybdenum-iron cluster-binding protein, yielding MLIAVSANNSNADSQLDPRFGRAAGFMIFNSETNDFHYIDNNGNSQLAQGAGIQTAQLLAEMGVGAVISGTFGPKAEAALQKGGIQMITSSGTVRAAVEAFLGKDSTATVDPAADTQQSQMGEGPGTSGGCRRAGGAGRGMGGGGRGMGGGGRGTGGGGRGMGGGGRGTGGGGHGTGGGGRGMGGGGRGTGGGGRGMGGNS